A region from the Curtobacterium sp. MCBA15_012 genome encodes:
- a CDS encoding GNAT family N-acetyltransferase has protein sequence MTETRLVPMPADRLPGWLDRTMTEYVASRMRAGESRERAEANAQRSTEQWFPDGTPLPEHFVWDVVDEQDEVVGFLWIGPFTVGGSEWWVFDVEIDEPYRRRGHARRALEAAQRVAAEHGATSIGLNVFGYNTGAQDLYAQLGYRVTATQMQLPLA, from the coding sequence GTGACCGAGACGCGACTCGTCCCGATGCCGGCCGACCGGCTGCCGGGCTGGCTCGACCGGACGATGACCGAGTACGTCGCGTCGCGGATGCGCGCCGGGGAGTCGCGCGAGCGGGCCGAGGCGAACGCCCAGCGGTCCACCGAGCAGTGGTTCCCGGACGGCACACCGCTGCCGGAGCACTTCGTGTGGGACGTCGTCGACGAGCAGGACGAGGTCGTCGGGTTCCTGTGGATCGGCCCCTTCACGGTCGGCGGGTCCGAGTGGTGGGTCTTCGACGTGGAGATCGACGAGCCGTACCGACGCCGCGGGCACGCGCGCCGGGCGCTCGAGGCCGCGCAGCGCGTCGCGGCGGAGCACGGGGCGACGAGCATCGGGCTGAACGTCTTCGGCTACAACACGGGCGCGCAGGACCTGTACGCGCAGCTCGGCTACCGCGTCACCGCGACGCAGATGCAGCTGCCGCTGGCCTGA